GGTTGGACATGAATGGTGACCTCGAATAGATGTGACACGGTATGAAAGCGTGATAAATCAAAGGGTCACACAAATACTCTCTCCATAGGAAGAATCAAAGGTGATTCACAATCAATCCTAAGACAAATTAGGATTCAGACTAGAACCTACACAAGATTCAACAAGAATCTCACACCCAAATATACAATTGTCTTAAGAATATCAATAGTATTATCAATGCCTAAATAGTAGAACCCAAAGGATAATTATTTGTAGGCTACAAGTAGTCTATGccaaatagaaaaaaatacaattaaaatagaaaaatgactAAACTTCACCGTGCCAATCAACTAGGATCGATAGATGGATTCGTTTCGGCAGGCTGCAGATTCGTCTCGCCAGTGTCTACCTCAAATCCTACTGGACAAGCTGGCAGTGGATTCGAGGCCTGGATTGCATGTGCAAaccttttccttctttgaccattCTTCCTGCCACCGTCTTTTATTGACACagatataactaaaataatagataaataactaaaaatactAATTAAACATAAAAACTCACCCTAACTAAGAACCCTGAATGAAGTATTATTGATATAGACAAGGAATACGAGAATCTACGGGTCGATCATTTTGTATTAGACTCTCCCATGGATAAGGTTGATACATGAGTCATGAGAAGTAGCCACAATTCTTCCACGAATCTTGTAGGGTCGATGCTTGCAATGGAACCGTTGTATCTATTCATGAACATAAGGAACTACATACGATCTTGTACACGATGTCTACATCCTTGTCTCACACATGTATACTCATCATGAACTCATTTCTTGAAGTAGCCTTGTGCTTCAAGCCTATCAATTGCTCACATGAGCTTGTCGCGTGTCTGCATATAGTGTTCAAGCAAAGAATTATAGTAATATGCATTAGTTGCAAGAGAAgcctgctctgataccacctgatGCAGTACGTAAGCATGATAAACTAAAGGGGTTACATGAACATCTAAGAATTAAAGGTGACTCACGATCAACCCTAAAAGAAAAACATGATTCATACTAGAACCCGGACAAGATTCAACAAGAATCACACACTTAGGACGCACCCCAAGGGGCAAGGTATAAAACCCCAAACACACAATTGTATTAAAATTATCAATAATACTATCAAAGTTTGAATAATACAAACCAAATTTTGTTTTTCGACCCACAGTTAGTGACTCCtttaaatataaacaaaattgTCATCTATGTACCACACTCAGTTTTGACTTGTggaaaaattggacaaaaatCTTGAGTTCTCCAGAACTACCTCTAAAACCATAGTGTTACATTAGGTGCAAATATTTCAACCAGGTCCGTTGTGACTCCATAATAGCCCAAGTACTCCAGGCACCGGTTTACACAAATAACCAGGAGTTCAAGATTTAAACATCCCCAAGTTCAAAAAAAGTAAACTCTACAAATGTATAGTAAAAATAAGGATCAAGACCAATATTATTACATGATTTTGTCAATATTTTACAAATAACAAAACCAAGCCCCCATCCCAAAAAAAATGTTCCGATAGAAAAAAGAATCagggaaaaaaattaagaacagGACGTATAGGAGGAAGTGGTTGTGCGTGTGAGTACGTGAGATTTAGACCTATAACCGTATAATAGGTACTtcgaaaattatttttgaagTAGGAAATGAAAGGCTGGACGGaaattggtttttcttttttttttttacttttgctttgaGAAGTAGGAGAATATTTCAGAATATTTGAGAAGTAGCAAATTTTATGTTAGTATTTGCCAGCGTTTTATTGTGAGGCCCAGTTCCAGCTATAATGAGGTGACATTTCATTATAGCTATAAATAATGAAACATGTTCCATGCTGGTACAAAAGTCAGATGATTTTATGTGACAAAAAAAATTGCCTATAAAAACAAGGAGTTTGGTTGGTTATTTTAATGTGCTAAACTCAGATACCAAGTTTTCGTCAGTCACCACCAGTTACAAATATCTATTTTCATTCTTATTAATTAGCTAGCTACttctttaagaaaaaaatgGCTGCAGCCAAACCTGCTATTGGTGCTGGAAAGGTGAATAGTGATTGTATGCCTAGTTAGACctagatttctttctttttcaagtttGTGTGTGGTTTTTGGGAATCAATTCACAAGCAACTTGCATAGAAACGTTTGAAAAAGTATAAAAAGGAGTTGCAAATTAAAGTAATTTCAGCATTCTTAAATTGTCTTTAAGTTGTCTGCATGGGCAGCGGTTTCTTGAATTGTTTGATTAAGGTTCCTCCGGCTCCGAGCAATGTAGTTTCTTATTAATTGGTTGGATTTAGTTTTCTGGCTGTTTGTTTGTCTGAAAGGATTCTAATTGATTTTGAGAACTCAattgttttgacttttcttactgAAAAATAAATGTTTGGAGTTTACAGCACGACATAACAGACCTAGAACCAGTGAAGCCGGCTGACCCTCGTGTGATCGAGATCGGACAGTTTGCCGTGACAAAGCACAACGAGGAGGCCGGGACTGAGCTGGTTTTCATCTGCGTGGTTGGTGGATTCATGTGGGGCGTTATTGGTGGCGCTTACTACGCGCTTATCATTGAAACTCAGGACAGTAGCGGCGCCACATTCCTCCAAAAAGCATTGGTTTTTGCGGTCCCAACTGCAGGCATGAGACTCATATGGTACAAGAATTAATCAAGCACTGCTCTTGATCATCAACTAAGGATCAGCGATTTTTAGTACTTTAATTATCTAGTGTCTATATATGGTGTGGTTTTCAGTTTATGCATGCATGGATGATGTACTGCTGGCATGCATGCAGCTCCCCACGATTGTACTAGTATGTCAAATAAGGTGCACTTAAACCAAGAAAATCAATGTAATTGAGACAAAATAATGAGATgcttaatatttatatatatttatatatttttagaaACTTGTTTCATCCTAACCAACACAAAGGCACAAGCAACAAAACATCCTTTGTCCCAAGTGTACTTtcgttttggttgaatttgggtgACCTGAATATTGTTCTCTTCTGTGTCATTTGAGTTAAACTTTCATCTTCCTAAATAATTTGTTGTTCTCCTTTACATCATTTTAtgttgctttagtttctctatTTGCCCTTCAATGTACTAGTGATAAGCAATGGTGCAAGGCAAACAGAATTGATGTGTTTGTTAACAAGCTATCAAGAGCCATGCGTTTGTTGAACGCTCTATTGATATACTACAGTTAGTGCAATTCACATTCTAAAATTGCGTACGAGATAAAGAAAAACATGGGGTCCAAGTCATTTCCTTTGTGGATTCATACTCATATGAAACGCAAATGTGTGCAAGCACGCTCCTTTTTCCCACCATATGTACCAAAggtaaaaaaatcaaaatgcccTCAAACTATACAGTTGATCGACTTTTAACTCTCCAACTATTCAGTGTATATATTTGCCCTCAATCTTATAAAAGGGTATACTTTTCACTCTTTTGCCtaaagataatttcaaaaacctccttgTGATTTATGGTAAAATCACTTGGCATCtttaaagtttcaaaaatatcactCAACTTCCATACCAATGAGATGGGACCATTAATCATTATCATAGCATAcgaattcacaaaattattttcattactttaataaattttaggcAAAACAttatagaaaagaaaatttttaggtAAAACATGTAAATCTTATATTATAATCAAATTGATAGAAAATTCAATATAAAAAACACAAAAGGGTAGAAGTGGGAGAAAGTATATCTCTCTTGTTAAATGATTATTATAAGAATATTTTAATGATACAAGGTTGAGATAGTTATAAAAGGTATGGTTTTAAGGGAGGttaatgttatttttgaaactttaagaGTGTCAAGTAATATTAACAAAAATCTTGGGGAGGGAATATACCTTTTTATAAGTTCGGGGGGCTAAAATATGTACTTAATAATTGAAGGGTTAAAAGTCGATCAACTTAATAGTTTGAGGGCCATCTAGATTTCTTGCCCTATGTATCAAGGTGGTGCAGTCACGCATGGATTCTTAATAAAAGTCAAGAGAATTTTGATGGGCTGGCAGCTAACATTAATTGAAGGGTATGAATGGAAattagataaaaaaaattgtttgtcATATTTAGAAAGTGACATATATTTTGGGATAGACAAAAACAGAAAACATGACAATTTCAATAAGATAAAGGGAGTATAATATAACTCCCTAACTAAAGCCATCCAGGACAAAATATACTTCCTGCTTCGAGTCGATTCGCTGCACTCCGTTACTCTAATATAGCCCATTTCTTCACAATCTCCCCCAGGATATCCCTTGTGCAATCAATATTCTTACTAGTGAGCCAATGACCACGCAAGTCATGTATTCTTGTTCCTCCCACCATCGAATCTGGTCTTCAATGATGAACTTCAAGGCCCCATTCTTGTTCTAGGGtttggctcttttttttttttttttgcctaggCATTGAAGATAAAGGCTTTGATCTTCTTTTGCTAATTATCTGGGTTGTTTTATGTTTTTGTTGCATTTTTAGTCTGGTCAGCGGTCAACCCATATGGACAGACAAATATGCCCTTATACTTAGTGCCCGACGGTGGTGAGATTCGAATAAGCATGACTGCTCAACCGTATTGGGACAAATTTGGCCCAAAAATTTTTGTTGAAGGACCATTCTGTTCCATTTTTACGATGGAGGACTAAAAATGAATTAGTAAAAAAGTTGAAGAACTATTTTAAGTGATGAGCATCGACCCTAATCAAAGTTTCTTCAACTATCCTGCTTCTAAgtgcattataaaaaaaatgtttaagtAATATAGTGATTCACAATAGCGACATCTGCTCTAAATCTATTGAACGCAATTAAGCAATCATGCGACTAAATTTCCAAGCCTATTAGTGCTGTGAAGTTTTAAGTAAAAATAAAACTGAGTTGTAAGTGTTCAATGAAAATGTCCCTTTGGTCACAATGTACTTCATGGTTTAGTTATGATATATTTTAACAGATTCTCTACATGCATAAGAAGTTTGTATAGACTTTCACCCGGTATCTAATACAAATCGCCAAGATTAAATCTACTTTAaataacttttgtaattttttatatttctaTAATCAGAGAAATGCTAATTAAGCTACAAAAGCCTAAGGTACAAATTTTTAAGCTAAGAATGGAAAATGCCTTTAACTTTGGTGTTTTAAAAATAAAGGGCAATAAATATTTCAGAGTTCGGACAATAAAAGAATTTAATCCTTCTTTTGAATTGGAAGCATTGATCAGCTAAACCAATTGAACTCACTTGAGCAATCAGGTGACTAAATTTCCAAACCTATTAATGCTCTCATGAAGTTTATGGTAAAAGTGAAACTCAGTGGAAAgtgtttaatgaaaaatttgtTGTTGAGATTTTTTAGCAGATTCTCTAAATGCTCGATAAGTTTGCATAAATTTTCACCCAGCATCTAGCACACTCACAACCatcaaatataaaaaataaatttgtaatttattatatttctataGTTGTGAAATTTCTAATAATTAAGTGACAAGAGGCTAAGGTACGCATCTCTAAGAGAAGAATAATGCATGCCTTTACGTACCTTAGGTGTTTATAAAGTTAAGGGCAATAGTTATACTAATGAATGATTTTTTATGTATAGGTTTGGATGTATAAAGGATTTGGTTGCCTATTTAACTGGTTATTAGCAATTTGAAAATGTTTCTATAGTTATAGTATTTCAACTAGTTGAATGAGCTATGATTTTTGAAATGTCTCCTCAGAGCACAACGATGACAAGAATATTTAAGTTTGAATCCTAACAACATACAAATTATAGGTTCATTCATGTCTTATTGTTATCATTGTTAGAAGAATTGTGCGGCAACATAGacaaacacacacacatgcaTATATGCGTGTGTGTAATCCTTTCTACTTTTGCTATTGTCTACATAGATggtatattacttttttttagAATCAATAGAAAAACATTTTAAACACtaagaaatatttttttaataccattaagaaaaatgaattagttgtttcaaaatcaaaaattaaaattttttcaaacaaaaataagatttcTAGGGCACGATATTGATCAAGGAAATTACAAGCCAATTGGTAGATCCCTAGAATTTGCTAATATATTTTCAGATAAAATTAGAGACAAAAatcaaagatttttaggatgtcTTAACTATGTTTCTGATTTTATTAagaatataaaacaaatttgtGGGCTACTACATTAAAGATTTAGGAAAAATCCTCCAGTTTGGACTGAAGATCATGCTAAAACATTCCAAAGGGTTAAGCAAATTGTTAAGCATCTTCATTTTTAGGAATTTCTCATCCATATGCATTTATGATAG
This region of Coffea arabica cultivar ET-39 chromosome 3c, Coffea Arabica ET-39 HiFi, whole genome shotgun sequence genomic DNA includes:
- the LOC113733806 gene encoding cysteine proteinase inhibitor 5-like, whose amino-acid sequence is MAAAKPAIGAGKHDITDLEPVKPADPRVIEIGQFAVTKHNEEAGTELVFICVVGGFMWGVIGGAYYALIIETQDSSGATFLQKALVFAVPTAGMRLIWYKN